The Vibrio aerogenes nucleotide sequence TAATATCGGCAGAGTCTTCAACACTCAGACTTAATTCGTCAGAAGAGCGTAATATTGCATGCCGGACATCAAGCGCTCCAAGCAGCCACTGGCAATAATCCAGCTCATGGCTCAACTCCAGTAAAGCACCGCCGCCTAAATGCGCATTTGCAGAAACACTCTCCCGAAAGTCTTTTGCCGGACGCCAGTCAGGTAAGTACTGGCCGGTTTCAATAAATACGTTATACAAATGACCGATAGTCCCGGATCGCAATAGTTCTCTGATCCGTCGAGAAGAAGGCAGATAACGTAAACAGTAACCCACGCCAGCCGGGGTCTGATATTGATTCACCGCATCGGCAATGGCCTGCGCATCTTCCGAGCTTGCGGCAATCGGTTTTTCAATCAACACCGGAATACCGGCCTTGATGAAAGGAATAGCGTGGCGGGCATGAAAAGGGGCCGGAGAGGCAACAATAACCAGCTGCACGCCGGCATCAATCAGCATTTGAACGTCAGAAACTACCTGATCACAGTTTTCAACAGACTCATCAGGAATGCGTCCGCTGGCAGACATCGCATACAGCGTTGAATCAGGATATAAGCACTTCAGATTACGACGATGCCGGATAGCAATATTGCCCAGCCCAATAACCGCGACACGTTCCATAAATCAATTCAACCCCAATGTATAAATATCCATTTGTGCCCGGTTAAAATCATCCATACGGCCTATATCAAGCCAGTATTCATGAACAGGAAACATCAATACACTGTCATTTTTTTGCATATGCTGTTCAAGAAGTGTTGGCATGTCTATCCGGAAATTCTCCGGAACTGACTGGAAGATTTTTGGGGACACGACATAAATACCAGCATTCACGAAAAACCGCTGAACCGGTTTCTCAATCATACTGGTAATTTTATGGCCTTCGCCATTAATCACACCATAAGGGATCTGATAATCATATTCCCGGACACAAATCGTTGCATCAGCCTGATTGTCGGTATGAAACTCCAGCAATCGCTGAAAATCGACTTTCGTCAGCACATCGCCATTAATCATAATCAGCGGTAAATCATTGGGTAAGTCATTGGGCAATAATCCAAGTGCACCTCCGGTACCCAAAGGCGATTCTTCATGCACATAAGTAATGTTAACACCCAGTGAAGAACCATCCCCAAAGTGATTCCGGATTTGCTCAGGCATATAGTGGGTGGAAATATAGAAATTGCTAAAACCTGCTTTCATAAAACTTCTGATCAGGATTTCCAGAATAGGCTTATCACCCACTTTCAGCATCGGTTTGGGGCAGTTATCCGTTAAAGGTCGTAAACGCGTGCCAAACCCACCCGCCATAATGAAAACCGGATTCTGGTACTCAGGCTGGTTTAATGCACTATGTAAGGTTTCCAGTCCCACAATCATCCCGGTATCATCCAGCAAGGGGACAGAGAGAATTCCCTTCTGCTCCATTAACGCCACCAGCGCTTTACGGGACGTATCTTTGCGGGCAGTCACAGGAGAAGTATTCATGACACCAGAGACGACATCATCCAAAGAAAGATCACTTAATAAACCCCGGCGTATATCACCGTCGGTCACCACACCAATCAAATGCTGTTCCTGATCGACAACTAAGACAACACGTAAAGCTTCTCTGTTTATTATCTCCAATGCATCCCGGATTGTATTATCGGGTTTAATCAGTACATTGTTCCAACAATAGCTCATGGCATCCCTTTTACTGTATATGTTTGATGATACTTCGGGCCGGGTAGACAATCTCTTCTTCTGATAATGACTCAGTCAATATCGCACCCGCACCAACCACTGCTTTTTGCTTCAGATGAAGGTTTTGAATGACCCGCGCACCCGCACCAACGAAAACGTCATCCTCTGTTTCTACCTGACCACAAATGACGGCACCTGGCGCGATATGATTGTAATCACCAATGCTGCAATCATGCTCAACAATAGCCCCCGTATTAATGACTGTATGTTGCCCGATGACAGCCCCGGCCTGAATGATGGCTCCGGGAAATACCTGCGCCCCTTCTGAGACTGAAGCATAAGGTGAAACGACCGCTTCGCTGGCAATCACAGTCTCAAAACGGTACCCCAAAGATAAATAATATTGATTCAGTCGTTTCTTTAAATCTGAGCCGGGCAACACGCCGATCCCATTGACCAAAAGCACCTGTTCTGGCTGAAACTGAAGAATATCATCGTCTTGCTGAGCATGTTGAATTCCATCAAAAACTGACCGCTCAATCACTTCATCCGGAGAAATAACAGCTAAAATTTGTCGTTTCTGCCGCAGTAAGATATCCGCTAAAACCGAAGCATGACCGCCGCCGCCAATCAGAACTAATGGTAATTCATCTCTATGATTCAACAATCAGCTCTCCCGGTAAATAATCCTGACCGGCAGCTGAACCCAGCAGCTCCCAGTACCGATAGGGGGAAATCCCCGTACCCGGCCTTTTTATCACCAGGTTTGACTCATCAAAAATTTCCCCGGCTTTGATCGTCCGGGAAGCGACTAAACTTTTGCGGGCGACCGGTTTGTTATTGACCTCAGAAATCGTCGGAGCTTTCACAGAGCGCCCTAAAGCCACTTCGACCTGCCGGATAGAGGAAACCATTTCCGCAAGTTCTCCAGGTTCAAGTGAAGCCTTATGATCCGGGCCTTCCATCATTTTATCTAAGGTAAAATGCTTCTCTATCACAACAGCGCCGCGGGCAACGGCAGCGACAGGGATCGCAATACCCTGACTGTGATCTGAATAACCTGCGGGTAATTCAAATGCCTGAGCAAGCGTATCCATTGCCTTCAGATTAATCTCTTCCATTGGCGCGGGATATTCCGTCGTACAGTGCAAAATAGTCACTTTGTCTTTTAATGCTGCTTGTCCGGTTTCAGACGCATAAGCCTGCTGAAACGCTTCCTGAGAAGGTTCATCCTGATCAGTACAGGTATAACCAAACGCAATCACACCCAATGC carries:
- a CDS encoding Gfo/Idh/MocA family protein; the encoded protein is MERVAVIGLGNIAIRHRRNLKCLYPDSTLYAMSASGRIPDESVENCDQVVSDVQMLIDAGVQLVIVASPAPFHARHAIPFIKAGIPVLIEKPIAASSEDAQAIADAVNQYQTPAGVGYCLRYLPSSRRIRELLRSGTIGHLYNVFIETGQYLPDWRPAKDFRESVSANAHLGGGALLELSHELDYCQWLLGALDVRHAILRSSDELSLSVEDSADIISMTQHQAVVNIHLDFLQRKARRKCRITGSQGALDWDLIRNEVTLSSADGGCEIIYSEPEWDKNLMYLNMLKAFIQQITDPQTEPENLASVEDAVKTVRLIEQIKQVAD
- a CDS encoding nucleotidyltransferase family protein, translating into MSYCWNNVLIKPDNTIRDALEIINREALRVVLVVDQEQHLIGVVTDGDIRRGLLSDLSLDDVVSGVMNTSPVTARKDTSRKALVALMEQKGILSVPLLDDTGMIVGLETLHSALNQPEYQNPVFIMAGGFGTRLRPLTDNCPKPMLKVGDKPILEILIRSFMKAGFSNFYISTHYMPEQIRNHFGDGSSLGVNITYVHEESPLGTGGALGLLPNDLPNDLPLIMINGDVLTKVDFQRLLEFHTDNQADATICVREYDYQIPYGVINGEGHKITSMIEKPVQRFFVNAGIYVVSPKIFQSVPENFRIDMPTLLEQHMQKNDSVLMFPVHEYWLDIGRMDDFNRAQMDIYTLGLN
- a CDS encoding acetyltransferase → MNHRDELPLVLIGGGGHASVLADILLRQKRQILAVISPDEVIERSVFDGIQHAQQDDDILQFQPEQVLLVNGIGVLPGSDLKKRLNQYYLSLGYRFETVIASEAVVSPYASVSEGAQVFPGAIIQAGAVIGQHTVINTGAIVEHDCSIGDYNHIAPGAVICGQVETEDDVFVGAGARVIQNLHLKQKAVVGAGAILTESLSEEEIVYPARSIIKHIQ
- the neuB gene encoding N-acetylneuraminate synthase — encoded protein: MTLIIAEAGVNHNGQEALAFELVKAASDAGADIVKFQTFKAKNLVTEQARQADYQIENTQKQESQLAMLSRLELSYKTHFKLVQYCDELGIEFLSTAFDSESLDFLVNELGLKRLKLPSGELTNAPLVLQHARTGCDLIISTGMATLAEIEMALGVIAFGYTCTDQDEPSQEAFQQAYASETGQAALKDKVTILHCTTEYPAPMEEINLKAMDTLAQAFELPAGYSDHSQGIAIPVAAVARGAVVIEKHFTLDKMMEGPDHKASLEPGELAEMVSSIRQVEVALGRSVKAPTISEVNNKPVARKSLVASRTIKAGEIFDESNLVIKRPGTGISPYRYWELLGSAAGQDYLPGELIVES